The following proteins come from a genomic window of Dreissena polymorpha isolate Duluth1 chromosome 1, UMN_Dpol_1.0, whole genome shotgun sequence:
- the LOC127877885 gene encoding calcium-binding protein P-like → MTLKYDGGQLPQRCSVEISTSQSRANLCFAAKFENVYSTLYSTLSYKVEYHANYVTNYADKTIDRISHTSKWCPSSSKVAVVFVPGRVSFLEPDIEIKVKVTFDGSSSDSGSSIGGSIGSLVLVACVCFGIFYYCHKRQRGRRGQVVDWPPNTTAQTSVQVMVTSPPTQAVYQGYPPPSQTGYQPQQGYPPPLQTGYQPQQGYPPPSQTGYQPQQGYIPPLQTGYQPQQGYPQTAPAGYQPNQTGYQPGGYTQQTSYSQAAKAGYPPDQTGYPHEPQKGYAGKQRSAPPSYSPSAPPPPSVPPQPSVPPPPSVPPQPSVPPPPYSP, encoded by the exons ATGACCCTAAAATATGACGGCGGTCAGTTACCACAAAGGTGCTCTGTAGAAATTTCAACTTCTCAGTCGCGCGCTAATTTGTGCTTTGCTGCGAAGTTCGAAAATGTTTACTCTACACTCTACTCTACACTGTCATACAAAGTAGAGTACCATGCCAACTATGTAACCAACTACGCAGATAAG acAATAGATAGGATTTCTCACACATCAAAATGGTGCCCTTCGTCATCAAAAGTGGCTGTGGTGTTTGTGCCTGGAAGAGTATCCTTTTTGGAACCAGACATTGAGATCAAGGTTAAAGTCACATTCGACG GTTCGTCAAGTGACAGTGGATCTTCGATCGGCGGAAGTATTGGGTCGCTTGTACTTGTAGCCTGTGTTTGTTTCGGCATTTTTTACTATTGTCACAAACGTCAGAGGGGAAGGCGGGGTCAAGTAGTTGATTGGCCACCGAACACAACGGCCCAAACGTCAG TTCAGGTAATGGTCACGAGCCCTCCGACTCAAGCTGTGTACCAAGGCTATCCTCCACCTTCACAGACCGGATACCAACCACAACAAGGCTATCCTCCACCTTTACAGACCGGATACCAACCACAACAAGGCTATCCTCCACCTTCACAGACCGGATACCAACCACAACAAGGCTATATTCCACCTTTACAGACCGGATACCAACCACAACAAGGCTATCCACAAACTGCACCAGCTGGTTACCAGCCTAATCAGACTGGATACCAACCTGGTGGGTACACACAACAAACAAGTTATTCACAGGCTGCAAAGGCAGGGTACCCGCCAGATCAGACTGGTTACCCACACGAACCGCAAAAAGGTTATGCCGGAAAACAACGATCTGCTCCACCATCTTATTCACCATCAG CGCCGCCACCACCCTCGGTGCCACCACAGCCCTCAGTGCCGCCGCCACCCTCGGTACCACCACAGCCCTCAGTGCCACCACCACCATATTCTCCTTAA
- the LOC127877775 gene encoding uncharacterized protein LOC127877775 isoform X2: MKHILLLSLFVAVVHGLKVSVSSSECGSVYSFNWLNDDITLKYDGRQLPQGCSIAVSTSQIGENLCFDQKFENTLLTTMSYKVEYHKGLVSNFADKTIDSIWDTSEWCALSSIVFVVFVSGRGSSIQPKIEIKIKIKDSVLSNNVFEAAKTIGVAVIGIIVGVVVLVIVACVVVVCCCLKRQRNRRGQVVRQPQTTMAATAGQPYNQGGYQMLPSNAPPPAGYQGYPPPSQAGYQPPQGYPQAPSAGYQPGPTGYPPGPTGYPPAGYQQQSGYPPTSQQSGYPQTTQAGYPPGPTGYPQEPQKGYEGNQQSATPSAPPPPYTS, encoded by the exons GGTTAAAAGTGAGTGTAAGCAGCTCTGAATGTGGCAGCGTATACTCATTCAACTGGTTGAATGATGACATAACCCTAAAATATGATGGACGTCAGTTACCACAAGGGTGTTCTATAGCCGTTTCAACTTCTCAGATTGGCGAAAATCTGTGCTTTGATCAGAAGTTCGAAAATACGTTACTAACAACAATGTCTTACAAAGTAGAGTACCATAAAGGGCTTGTATCGAATTTTGCAGATAAG ACAATAGACAGTATTTGGGACACAAGTGAATGGTGCGCATTGTCATCAATAGTATTTGTGGTGTTTGTGTCTGGAAGAGGATCATCTATTCAACCAAAAATTGAGATAAAGATTAAAATCAAAGACAGCG TTTTGTCAAATAATGTATTTGAGGCAGCTAAAACGATTGGCGTCGCTGTCATTGGCATTATTGTGGGTGTTGTGGTGTTGGTAATTGTGGCCTGTGTTGTTGTCGTCTGTTGCTGTCTCAAACGCCAGCGGAACAGGCGGGGCCAAGTCGTTCGTCAGCCACAGACCACAATGGCCGCAACGGCAG GTCAGCCCTATAACCAGGGTGGGTACCAGATGCTGCCCAGCAATGCTCCACCTCCAGCTGGGTACCAAGGCTATCCTCCACCTTCACAGGCTGGGTACCAACCACCACAAGGCTATCCACAAGCCCCATCAGCTGGGTACCAGCCTGGTCCGACTGGTTACCCACCTGGTCCGACTGGTTACCCACCTGCTGGGTACCAACAACAGTCTGGTTACCCTCCAACTTCACAACAGTCTGGTTATCCACAGACTACACAGGCAGGGTACCCACCAGGTCCGACTGGTTACCCACAGGAACCACAGAAAGGTTATGAGGGGAACCAACAATCTGCTACACCATCAG CGCCGCCACCACCCTATACTTCTTAA
- the LOC127877775 gene encoding uncharacterized protein LOC127877775 isoform X1: MKHILLLSLFVAVVHGLKVSVSSSECGSVYSFNWLNDDITLKYDGRQLPQGCSIAVSTSQIGENLCFDQKFENTLLTTMSYKVEYHKGLVSNFADKTIDSIWDTSEWCALSSIVFVVFVSGRGSSIQPKIEIKIKIKDSVLSNNVFEAAKTIGVAVIGIIVGVVVLVIVACVVVVCCCLKRQRNRRGQVVRQPQTTMAATAVYTTGQPYNQGGYQMLPSNAPPPAGYQGYPPPSQAGYQPPQGYPQAPSAGYQPGPTGYPPGPTGYPPAGYQQQSGYPPTSQQSGYPQTTQAGYPPGPTGYPQEPQKGYEGNQQSATPSAPPPPYTS, from the exons GGTTAAAAGTGAGTGTAAGCAGCTCTGAATGTGGCAGCGTATACTCATTCAACTGGTTGAATGATGACATAACCCTAAAATATGATGGACGTCAGTTACCACAAGGGTGTTCTATAGCCGTTTCAACTTCTCAGATTGGCGAAAATCTGTGCTTTGATCAGAAGTTCGAAAATACGTTACTAACAACAATGTCTTACAAAGTAGAGTACCATAAAGGGCTTGTATCGAATTTTGCAGATAAG ACAATAGACAGTATTTGGGACACAAGTGAATGGTGCGCATTGTCATCAATAGTATTTGTGGTGTTTGTGTCTGGAAGAGGATCATCTATTCAACCAAAAATTGAGATAAAGATTAAAATCAAAGACAGCG TTTTGTCAAATAATGTATTTGAGGCAGCTAAAACGATTGGCGTCGCTGTCATTGGCATTATTGTGGGTGTTGTGGTGTTGGTAATTGTGGCCTGTGTTGTTGTCGTCTGTTGCTGTCTCAAACGCCAGCGGAACAGGCGGGGCCAAGTCGTTCGTCAGCCACAGACCACAATGGCCGCAACGGCAG TATACACAACAGGTCAGCCCTATAACCAGGGTGGGTACCAGATGCTGCCCAGCAATGCTCCACCTCCAGCTGGGTACCAAGGCTATCCTCCACCTTCACAGGCTGGGTACCAACCACCACAAGGCTATCCACAAGCCCCATCAGCTGGGTACCAGCCTGGTCCGACTGGTTACCCACCTGGTCCGACTGGTTACCCACCTGCTGGGTACCAACAACAGTCTGGTTACCCTCCAACTTCACAACAGTCTGGTTATCCACAGACTACACAGGCAGGGTACCCACCAGGTCCGACTGGTTACCCACAGGAACCACAGAAAGGTTATGAGGGGAACCAACAATCTGCTACACCATCAG CGCCGCCACCACCCTATACTTCTTAA
- the LOC127877775 gene encoding uncharacterized protein LOC127877775 isoform X7, whose protein sequence is MKHIVLLGLFVAVVHGLKVSVSSSECGSVYSFNWLNDDITLKYDGRQLPQGCSIAVSTSQIGENLCFDQKFENTLLTTMSYKVEYHKGLVSNFADKTIDSIWDTSEWCALSSIVFVVFVSGRGSSIQPKIEIKIKIKDSVLSNNVFEAAKTIGVAVIGIIVGVVVLVIVACVVVVCCCLKRQRNRRGQVVRQPQTTMAATAVYTTGQPYNQGGYQMLPSNAPPPAGYQGYPPPSQAGYQPPQGYPQAPSAGYQPGPTGYPPGPTGYPPAGYQQQSGYPPTSQQSGYPQTTQAGYPPGPTGYPQEPQKGYEGNQQSATPSAPPPPYTS, encoded by the exons ATGAAACACATTGTTTTGTTGGGTCTGTTTGTGGCAGTTGTGCATG GGTTAAAAGTGAGTGTAAGCAGCTCTGAATGTGGCAGCGTATACTCATTCAACTGGTTGAATGATGACATAACCCTAAAATATGATGGACGTCAGTTACCACAAGGGTGTTCTATAGCCGTTTCAACTTCTCAGATTGGCGAAAATCTGTGCTTTGATCAGAAGTTCGAAAATACGTTACTAACAACAATGTCTTACAAAGTAGAGTACCATAAAGGGCTTGTATCGAATTTTGCAGATAAG ACAATAGACAGTATTTGGGACACAAGTGAATGGTGCGCATTGTCATCAATAGTATTTGTGGTGTTTGTGTCTGGAAGAGGATCATCTATTCAACCAAAAATTGAGATAAAGATTAAAATCAAAGACAGCG TTTTGTCAAATAATGTATTTGAGGCAGCTAAAACGATTGGCGTCGCTGTCATTGGCATTATTGTGGGTGTTGTGGTGTTGGTAATTGTGGCCTGTGTTGTTGTCGTCTGTTGCTGTCTCAAACGCCAGCGGAACAGGCGGGGCCAAGTCGTTCGTCAGCCACAGACCACAATGGCCGCAACGGCAG TATACACAACAGGTCAGCCCTATAACCAGGGTGGGTACCAGATGCTGCCCAGCAATGCTCCACCTCCAGCTGGGTACCAAGGCTATCCTCCACCTTCACAGGCTGGGTACCAACCACCACAAGGCTATCCACAAGCCCCATCAGCTGGGTACCAGCCTGGTCCGACTGGTTACCCACCTGGTCCGACTGGTTACCCACCTGCTGGGTACCAACAACAGTCTGGTTACCCTCCAACTTCACAACAGTCTGGTTATCCACAGACTACACAGGCAGGGTACCCACCAGGTCCGACTGGTTACCCACAGGAACCACAGAAAGGTTATGAGGGGAACCAACAATCTGCTACACCATCAG CGCCGCCACCACCCTATACTTCTTAA